One region of Peribacillus simplex genomic DNA includes:
- a CDS encoding aspartate aminotransferase family protein, translating to MPVEKQGHDLKTMDGKYVWHHMKGAEPNPGKMVVQKGQGAWITDVDGNRFLDGMSGLWCVNVGYGRTELAEAAYEQLKELPYAPLTNSHIPAIKLAEKLNEWLDGDYVIFFSNSGSEANETAFKIARQYHQQKGEHGRYKFISRYRGYHGNSMGALAATGQAQRKFKYEPLAPGFLHVSPPDSYRNPEDESGEKSAAEIDRTITWELGETVAAVIMEPIITGGGILMPPDGYMKRVKEICEKNGVLLISDEVICGFGRTGKKFGFMNYDVKPDIVTMAKGITSAYLPLSATAVKREIYEAYIGSDEYDRFRHVNTFGGNPASCALALKNIEIYENEKLIERSEELGLRFLQEFEEIKSHPNVGDVRGKGLLVGIELVEDKQIKRPIDLSKINKVIASCKEKGLIIGKNGDTVAGFNNVLTLAPPLSITEEDFLFIVTTVKRTLTEL from the coding sequence ATGCCGGTTGAAAAACAGGGTCATGATCTTAAAACGATGGATGGCAAATATGTGTGGCATCATATGAAAGGGGCTGAACCCAACCCTGGGAAAATGGTAGTCCAAAAAGGGCAAGGAGCATGGATTACGGATGTTGATGGGAATCGTTTCCTGGATGGGATGTCAGGCTTATGGTGTGTCAACGTAGGATATGGTCGCACGGAGCTGGCCGAGGCAGCTTACGAGCAGTTGAAAGAGCTTCCTTATGCCCCTTTAACGAACAGCCACATCCCGGCTATTAAGCTAGCAGAGAAGTTAAATGAATGGCTGGATGGGGATTATGTGATTTTCTTCTCTAACAGCGGTTCAGAAGCAAATGAGACAGCTTTTAAAATTGCTCGGCAGTATCATCAGCAAAAAGGTGAACATGGACGTTATAAATTCATTTCCCGTTATCGAGGTTATCATGGCAATTCAATGGGGGCACTGGCAGCTACCGGGCAAGCACAACGAAAGTTTAAATATGAACCACTCGCCCCAGGTTTTCTTCATGTATCACCGCCGGATTCATACCGAAACCCAGAGGATGAAAGCGGTGAAAAAAGTGCGGCTGAAATTGACCGTACCATTACATGGGAATTGGGCGAAACGGTGGCCGCGGTAATCATGGAACCAATCATCACTGGAGGCGGAATCCTGATGCCACCTGATGGATATATGAAGCGGGTAAAAGAAATTTGTGAGAAAAATGGTGTCCTTCTCATTTCGGATGAGGTCATTTGCGGGTTTGGCCGTACTGGAAAGAAATTCGGATTTATGAATTATGATGTAAAACCGGACATCGTAACAATGGCTAAAGGAATCACAAGCGCTTACCTGCCATTATCCGCTACAGCCGTCAAACGTGAAATTTATGAAGCGTACATTGGTTCAGATGAATATGATCGCTTTCGACATGTAAATACATTTGGTGGCAATCCAGCTTCCTGTGCCCTTGCTTTAAAAAATATTGAAATATATGAAAATGAAAAACTAATAGAACGGTCTGAAGAGTTAGGGCTTCGCTTTCTGCAAGAGTTTGAAGAAATCAAATCTCATCCTAATGTTGGGGATGTACGCGGGAAAGGTTTGTTGGTAGGGATTGAACTAGTGGAAGATAAACAGATAAAACGACCGATCGATCTTTCCAAAATCAATAAAGTGATTGCGTCATGCAAAGAAAAGGGGCTGATTATAGGTAAAAATGGTGATACAGTAGCAGGCTTCAATAATGTCCTGACTCTCGCTCCCCCACTAAGTATCACTGAAGAGGATTTCTTATTCATCGTAACGACTGTAAAGCGAACACTAACAGAACTATAA
- a CDS encoding CoA-acylating methylmalonate-semialdehyde dehydrogenase produces MTVINDVETLKNYIGGKWVNSTTSKHEEVPNPATGEALAIVPLSTKEDVDQAVQVAKKAYKEWKKVAVPKRARFLFRYQQLLIEHWDELAKLVTIENGKSYTEAYGEVQRGIECVEFAAGAPTLMMGSQLPDISPGIESGMYRYPMGVVAGITPFNFPMMVPCWMFPLAIACGNTFILKPSERTPLLANRLVELLTEAGVPNGVVNIVHGAHDVVNGILEHEDIKAISFVGSQPVAEYVYKTAAANKKRVQALSGAKNHSIVMPDADLDNAVTNITNAAFGSAGERCMAASVVVAVGEVGDLLVERLKAAADDIKIGNGMDKDVFLGPVIRDTHKKRTEQYIDIGEKEGAVLLRDGRKEGDQENGYYVGPTLFDHVKTNMKIWKDEIFAPVLSIVRVNTLEEAIDLTNQSEFANGACLYTDSAKAIREFREEIDAGMLGINLGVPAPMAFFPFSGYKSSFYGDLHANGKDGVEFYTRKKMLTARY; encoded by the coding sequence CAAGTGGGTGAATTCCACAACATCGAAACATGAAGAAGTGCCTAATCCGGCAACAGGAGAAGCTTTGGCAATCGTACCCCTTTCCACAAAGGAAGATGTCGACCAGGCGGTGCAGGTTGCTAAAAAGGCGTATAAAGAATGGAAAAAGGTGGCCGTGCCAAAAAGAGCGCGCTTCTTATTCCGTTACCAGCAATTATTGATAGAACACTGGGATGAACTTGCAAAGCTGGTCACGATAGAAAATGGAAAAAGCTATACAGAAGCATATGGTGAGGTTCAACGTGGAATTGAATGCGTAGAATTCGCTGCAGGTGCGCCTACTTTGATGATGGGCAGTCAGCTTCCTGATATATCCCCTGGAATTGAATCTGGCATGTATCGTTATCCAATGGGTGTCGTTGCCGGGATTACGCCATTTAATTTCCCAATGATGGTTCCCTGTTGGATGTTCCCGCTTGCAATAGCCTGTGGAAATACGTTTATCTTAAAACCTTCAGAACGGACCCCGCTTTTAGCCAACCGCCTTGTAGAATTACTGACGGAGGCCGGCGTTCCGAATGGTGTTGTCAATATTGTCCATGGTGCCCACGATGTCGTGAATGGAATTTTGGAGCATGAAGACATTAAAGCGATATCATTTGTCGGATCCCAACCTGTAGCAGAGTATGTATATAAAACGGCAGCTGCCAATAAAAAACGTGTCCAGGCTTTATCAGGAGCGAAAAATCATTCAATCGTCATGCCTGATGCGGATTTGGATAATGCCGTAACGAACATAACGAATGCCGCCTTCGGATCAGCAGGCGAGCGTTGCATGGCCGCGTCGGTGGTTGTTGCGGTAGGAGAAGTGGGAGATTTGCTTGTTGAGAGATTAAAGGCTGCAGCGGATGACATCAAGATTGGCAATGGAATGGATAAGGACGTTTTCTTGGGCCCTGTGATCCGTGATACTCATAAAAAGAGAACAGAACAATATATTGATATCGGGGAAAAAGAAGGAGCGGTTCTCCTTCGTGATGGCAGAAAAGAAGGCGATCAGGAAAATGGCTATTATGTTGGGCCGACATTATTTGACCATGTAAAAACAAACATGAAAATATGGAAGGATGAAATTTTTGCCCCTGTTTTATCCATAGTAAGGGTTAATACGCTTGAAGAAGCAATCGATTTGACCAATCAATCCGAATTTGCCAATGGTGCCTGCCTCTATACGGATAGTGCAAAAGCCATCCGGGAATTTCGTGAAGAAATTGATGCAGGGATGCTTGGTATTAACCTTGGCGTACCCGCGCCTATGGCATTCTTTCCTTTTTCCGGCTATAAAAGTTCATTTTATGGAGACCTTCATGCCAATGGGAAGGACGGCGTGGAATTTTACACTAGAAAGAAAATGTTAACGGCAAGATATTGA